A window of Pantanalinema sp. contains these coding sequences:
- a CDS encoding biopolymer transporter ExbD, whose product MRRRRKATTFEVVPMIDVFMIITLFLMVMAFLPQISDSLQAELPSSQTAEKSPPSMVVQLTKDGAIRFQDQVVEPATLQAKLKEAVTAKPDTAVIIAADKSIAYEKVVTLIDQLKTSGIKRLALATAPQGQ is encoded by the coding sequence ATGCGCCGGCGTCGAAAGGCGACCACCTTCGAGGTGGTGCCCATGATCGACGTGTTCATGATCATCACCCTCTTCCTGATGGTGATGGCCTTCCTGCCGCAGATCTCGGACTCGCTCCAGGCCGAGCTGCCCTCGAGCCAGACCGCCGAGAAGAGCCCCCCCTCGATGGTGGTGCAGCTGACCAAGGACGGGGCGATCCGCTTCCAGGACCAGGTCGTCGAGCCCGCCACCCTGCAGGCCAAGCTCAAGGAGGCCGTCACGGCCAAGCCCGACACCGCCGTCATCATCGCGGCGGACAAGAGCATCGCCTACGAGAAGGTCGTCACCCTCATCGACCAGCTCAAGACCAGCGGCATCAAGCGCCTGGCGCTCGCCACCGCCCCCCAGGGGCAGTAG
- a CDS encoding asparaginase codes for MTRGDWEESWHDGWAVLVDAGGKVLEAHGEPGTVFVRSALKPFQAIPLVTSGAASRLGLSEAELAIAVSSHSATPEQVALTRSILDKAGVSSDMLRCGAHPPLHEPTAEAMLCRGEAPTALHNNCSGKHAAMLALCADQGWDLATYDRLDHPLQVAIRHALAAIAGLEPASLTAGVDGCGVPAWRLPLPSLAIAFSRLVRDPSLSPIAEAMARHPGLVAGPGRFDTQLMEAANGRLVAKAGAEAIHAGADRVTGLGWAVKIADGNRRAIPPVVVAMLARQGVLDPKAEAIAPLAVVEVKNRRAETVGSIRAAIPAR; via the coding sequence GTGACGCGGGGCGACTGGGAGGAGAGCTGGCACGACGGCTGGGCGGTGCTGGTGGACGCCGGGGGCAAGGTGCTTGAGGCCCACGGCGAGCCCGGCACGGTCTTCGTGCGCTCGGCGCTCAAGCCTTTCCAGGCCATTCCGCTCGTGACGTCCGGGGCGGCGAGCCGGCTCGGCCTGAGCGAGGCGGAGCTTGCGATCGCGGTGAGCTCCCACAGCGCGACCCCCGAGCAGGTGGCGCTCACGCGCTCCATCCTCGACAAGGCCGGGGTGTCGAGCGACATGCTGCGCTGCGGGGCCCACCCGCCCCTGCACGAGCCGACGGCCGAGGCCATGCTGTGCCGGGGCGAGGCCCCGACCGCCCTGCACAACAACTGCTCGGGCAAGCACGCGGCCATGCTCGCCCTGTGCGCGGACCAGGGCTGGGACCTCGCGACCTACGATCGCCTGGATCATCCCCTGCAGGTGGCGATCCGGCATGCGCTCGCCGCGATCGCGGGCCTTGAGCCGGCCTCGCTCACGGCCGGCGTCGACGGCTGCGGGGTGCCCGCCTGGCGCCTGCCGCTCCCGTCCCTGGCGATCGCCTTCTCGCGCCTGGTGCGCGACCCCTCGCTTTCCCCCATCGCCGAGGCCATGGCCCGCCATCCCGGCCTGGTGGCGGGCCCCGGGCGCTTCGACACCCAGCTGATGGAGGCCGCGAACGGCCGTTTGGTGGCCAAGGCCGGGGCCGAGGCGATCCACGCGGGGGCCGACCGCGTGACGGGCCTCGGCTGGGCCGTGAAGATCGCCGACGGCAACCGCCGGGCGATCCCCCCGGTGGTGGTCGCCATGCTCGCGCGGCAGGGGGTGCTTGACCCGAAGGCCGAGGCGATCGCGCCTTTGGCCGTCGTCGAGGTCAAGAACCGCCGCGCAGAGACGGTCGGCAGTATCCGGGCCGCAATTCCCGCTCGCTAG
- a CDS encoding S8 family serine peptidase, whose translation MRARVLLLAGAMATLAACQPAGLFPVAEPTGDYVPGQLLVRFRPDIRPEGAMAVFRAMGAAETTELMDGLWRVAVPVGQERAQMDRYRGMRSVAYTEVNRRLSTQMVGGFRPAERSIQAGPPSDPLYTANPRINEVVREGLPGQWGLGVSKVLDAWDRTQGKADVTVAVLDTGADMSHEDLVGGLDKANARNFMAGEDVANPDDDFGHGTHVAGIIAARANNGLGIAGVAPGCRVMPIRVLGVEGGTTASLIQGLNWAIEKKARVINMSLGSNQYSRAEEDAIKRALGAGIVVVAAAGNEALSGNPLSYPGAIDGVISVAAIRRDKDANGADVYSRAEFSNFNPFVTIAAPGVDILSTLPQRFRSPDKVYDYPYGYASGTSMAAPLVSGVVALMLSAHPDWGPAQVMTALRKSAMDMAPAGLDAMFGAGLIQAGGAVQ comes from the coding sequence ATGAGAGCGCGCGTGCTGCTGCTGGCCGGCGCGATGGCCACCCTCGCCGCCTGCCAGCCCGCGGGCCTGTTCCCGGTGGCCGAGCCCACGGGCGATTACGTGCCCGGCCAGCTGCTCGTCCGGTTCCGCCCCGACATCCGGCCCGAGGGGGCCATGGCCGTCTTCCGGGCCATGGGGGCTGCCGAGACCACGGAGCTGATGGACGGCCTGTGGCGCGTCGCGGTCCCCGTGGGCCAGGAGCGCGCCCAGATGGATCGCTATCGCGGGATGCGCTCGGTGGCCTACACCGAGGTCAACCGTCGGCTCTCGACCCAGATGGTGGGAGGCTTCCGGCCCGCGGAGCGCAGCATCCAGGCCGGGCCCCCGTCCGACCCGCTTTACACCGCGAACCCCAGGATCAATGAGGTCGTGCGCGAGGGCCTGCCCGGTCAGTGGGGCCTTGGCGTCTCCAAGGTCCTCGACGCCTGGGATCGCACCCAGGGCAAGGCGGACGTGACGGTCGCCGTGCTGGATACGGGGGCGGACATGTCCCACGAGGACCTGGTGGGCGGGCTCGACAAGGCGAACGCGCGCAACTTCATGGCCGGCGAGGACGTGGCCAACCCTGACGACGACTTCGGCCACGGCACGCACGTGGCGGGGATCATCGCGGCTCGGGCCAACAACGGCCTGGGGATCGCGGGGGTCGCGCCCGGCTGCCGCGTGATGCCCATCCGGGTGCTCGGGGTCGAGGGCGGCACGACGGCGAGCCTGATCCAGGGCCTCAACTGGGCCATCGAGAAGAAGGCCCGCGTGATCAACATGAGCCTGGGGTCCAACCAGTACAGCCGCGCCGAGGAGGACGCCATCAAGCGGGCGCTCGGGGCGGGGATCGTGGTGGTGGCCGCCGCCGGCAACGAGGCCCTGAGCGGCAACCCCCTGAGCTACCCGGGGGCGATCGACGGGGTGATCTCGGTGGCCGCCATCCGGAGGGACAAGGACGCGAACGGCGCCGACGTCTACTCGCGGGCCGAGTTCTCCAACTTCAACCCCTTCGTCACCATCGCGGCCCCGGGGGTGGACATCCTCTCGACCCTGCCGCAGCGCTTCCGCAGCCCCGACAAGGTTTACGACTACCCCTACGGCTACGCGAGCGGCACCTCCATGGCAGCCCCCCTGGTGTCGGGGGTGGTGGCCCTGATGCTCAGCGCCCACCCCGACTGGGGGCCGGCCCAGGTGATGACGGCCTTGCGCAAGAGTGCCATGGACATGGCGCCGGCGGGGCTCGATGCGATGTTCGGAGCGGGACTGATCCAGGCGGGAGGAGCGGTGCAATGA
- a CDS encoding carboxypeptidase-like regulatory domain-containing protein — MKPSFALISSALTVATLLSGCDLLLLSPTMPGLAPGLGRPLTGRVLDSQTGLPIGKATVMAAWSATNTDNQGNFSLYWDMTGGRSVSLSRAGYTSVTYELGQLADGDTYYIDPIFASSGTLPHRTLNVTALLQTHEGGPLTANGNVSISAGMSSNTNVEGAFALPVDAGFSGTIFSGVLAGGQIAGGPVGSAPFNYESFGYRMIDVPTVPGSSTMTATATVKVQNLPFLDMMVQYDNLASVKAPTIQTDVSLDFGMLGAVPIARGVSSNQPLRVPRVETAKYVVAAKAEGTDGTLRTASSATVTTNASAKVSLPLLAPPKVTAPAASEPNAGSSPTFSWNPVPDAHSYYVEVLENTGAPTAQAKWRGYTTGTSIRYPGFWDNDLNGGILFPQASYSWAVHALRSDSGYARKASDLRADLPKVQPYRQRRFESVTSGMRFSR, encoded by the coding sequence ATGAAGCCCTCGTTCGCCCTGATCTCCAGCGCGCTCACGGTCGCCACCCTGCTTTCGGGTTGCGACCTGCTGTTGCTGTCGCCGACCATGCCGGGCCTCGCGCCCGGCCTCGGGCGGCCTTTGACCGGGCGGGTGCTGGATAGCCAGACGGGCCTGCCCATCGGCAAGGCGACGGTCATGGCCGCCTGGAGCGCCACCAACACGGACAACCAGGGCAACTTCAGCCTGTACTGGGACATGACGGGGGGCCGCAGCGTCTCGCTCTCGCGGGCCGGCTACACGTCGGTGACCTACGAGCTCGGCCAGCTGGCGGACGGGGACACCTACTACATCGACCCGATCTTCGCGAGCTCGGGCACTCTGCCCCATCGCACCCTGAACGTGACGGCCCTCCTCCAGACCCACGAGGGAGGTCCCCTGACGGCCAACGGAAACGTTAGCATCAGCGCCGGGATGTCGAGCAATACGAATGTCGAGGGGGCCTTCGCGCTTCCCGTCGATGCGGGCTTTTCCGGCACGATCTTCTCGGGAGTGCTCGCTGGGGGCCAGATCGCGGGTGGCCCGGTGGGCAGCGCCCCCTTCAACTATGAGTCCTTCGGCTATCGCATGATCGACGTGCCCACGGTGCCGGGCAGCTCGACCATGACGGCGACCGCGACGGTGAAGGTGCAGAACCTGCCCTTCCTCGACATGATGGTCCAGTACGACAACCTGGCCTCCGTCAAGGCGCCCACCATCCAGACGGATGTTTCCCTGGACTTCGGCATGCTCGGCGCGGTGCCGATCGCCCGCGGCGTCAGCTCCAACCAGCCCTTGCGCGTGCCCCGGGTCGAGACGGCCAAGTACGTGGTCGCGGCCAAGGCGGAGGGGACGGATGGAACCCTCAGGACGGCCAGCTCCGCGACCGTGACGACCAACGCGTCGGCCAAGGTGTCGCTGCCCCTGCTGGCGCCGCCCAAGGTGACGGCTCCGGCGGCGAGCGAGCCGAATGCGGGTTCCAGCCCGACCTTCTCTTGGAACCCCGTGCCTGACGCGCACAGCTACTACGTGGAGGTGCTGGAGAACACGGGGGCGCCGACGGCCCAGGCCAAGTGGCGGGGCTACACCACGGGCACCAGCATCCGCTACCCGGGTTTCTGGGACAACGACCTGAACGGTGGAATCCTCTTCCCGCAGGCGAGCTACTCGTGGGCGGTGCATGCCCTCAGATCGGATTCGGGCTACGCGCGAAAGGCGAGCGATCTGCGCGCGGACCTGCCCAAGGTCCAGCCGTATCGCCAGCGGCGCTTCGAGTCGGTGACGAGCGGGATGAGGTTCTCGCGATGA
- a CDS encoding transglutaminaseTgpA domain-containing protein yields MARRAFALLDPTDPLLGLRLASAASLSVGMLALYSVNPNGWYLAGVALCLAGCWFSHREKGKSSRWVKTGLAVGMLYLLWRFLQELVLNLQDTRLPLAELLLWLQVLNAYDLPRRHNLRIAQMVGAILLVATATLSLDMTFGIFLLAYAAVGLWWGQQDMASELGVRAPFAGHAARRYWRGALGAVMLLGMILFLVVPRSEGGFIKQLPVSTMISLPSHLDPRVRNPAYPVGKGSGEGGKVNPQAYYGFAEELDLNYRGHLSDAIALKVRSPRRQYWRGMAYDRYDGKSWRMFAPNDVSTMSIGSLPFELGGDRYGHDSGTSGIVTFFVAKDQTNLVLMPERARYLYFPSSILFRDVNGALRSPLALESDLYYTAVVDLAGYRTEWLKNARLLSSREERLLAPYLEVPKSLTPRTRALARRVAGDAPDPYTALKRLEGYLRTNYRYNLNIPPFPEGADTVDYFLFEQPGREAYCEHFATSLTLMGRELGIPTRLVTGYLPGNYNPFTGLYEVKTSDAHAWVEAFFPGVGWAAFDPTPGNGDPMLLSQQEAQLPWRELLGWLRGGLGVAIALGAAFASLGAVVWWLGRPRPGAELAPTRAYRRFVALVAREGIPVREGDTPGEVLFRLRQEPAWEAIGPEAEAFVRAYEAARFGDADGAALEGRVEAIASLLRDHHKRSSSSNRV; encoded by the coding sequence ATGGCGCGTAGGGCGTTCGCCTTGCTGGACCCCACGGACCCGCTGCTGGGCTTGCGCCTGGCGAGCGCGGCCTCGCTTTCGGTGGGCATGCTCGCGCTCTACAGCGTGAACCCGAACGGCTGGTACCTGGCGGGGGTGGCCCTGTGCCTGGCGGGCTGCTGGTTCTCCCACCGCGAGAAGGGCAAGAGCTCGCGCTGGGTGAAGACCGGCCTCGCCGTCGGGATGCTGTACCTGCTGTGGCGCTTCCTTCAGGAGCTGGTCCTGAACCTCCAGGACACCCGCCTGCCTTTGGCGGAGCTGCTCTTGTGGCTGCAGGTGCTCAATGCCTACGACCTGCCGCGCCGGCACAACCTGCGCATCGCCCAGATGGTGGGCGCGATCCTGCTGGTGGCGACGGCGACCCTGAGCCTGGACATGACGTTTGGGATCTTCCTGCTCGCCTACGCGGCCGTGGGGCTGTGGTGGGGGCAGCAGGACATGGCCTCGGAGCTCGGGGTTCGCGCTCCCTTCGCGGGCCATGCGGCGCGCCGGTACTGGCGAGGAGCGCTCGGGGCGGTGATGCTCCTGGGGATGATCCTGTTTTTGGTCGTGCCGCGCAGCGAGGGGGGCTTCATCAAGCAGCTGCCGGTCTCCACCATGATCTCGCTGCCGTCGCACCTGGACCCGCGCGTCAGGAACCCGGCCTACCCGGTGGGCAAGGGCTCGGGCGAGGGGGGGAAGGTCAATCCCCAGGCGTACTACGGCTTCGCCGAGGAGCTGGACCTCAACTACCGGGGACATTTGAGCGACGCGATCGCCCTCAAGGTTCGCTCGCCGCGCCGGCAGTACTGGCGCGGGATGGCCTACGATCGCTATGACGGCAAGAGCTGGCGCATGTTCGCCCCGAACGACGTGTCGACCATGTCGATCGGGAGCCTGCCGTTCGAGCTGGGGGGCGATCGCTATGGCCACGATTCGGGCACCAGCGGCATCGTGACCTTCTTCGTGGCGAAGGATCAGACCAACCTGGTCCTGATGCCGGAGCGTGCGCGCTACCTGTACTTCCCGAGCAGCATCCTGTTCCGGGACGTGAACGGCGCTTTGCGCAGCCCCCTGGCGCTGGAGTCGGACCTGTACTACACGGCGGTGGTCGATCTGGCGGGTTACAGGACCGAGTGGCTGAAAAACGCGCGCCTGCTCAGCTCGCGCGAGGAGCGCCTGCTCGCGCCCTACCTCGAGGTGCCGAAGAGCCTCACGCCGCGCACCAGAGCGCTGGCCCGGCGCGTGGCGGGGGATGCCCCGGATCCCTACACGGCGCTCAAGCGCCTGGAGGGCTACCTGAGGACGAACTACCGCTACAACCTGAACATCCCGCCCTTCCCCGAGGGGGCGGACACGGTGGATTACTTCCTGTTCGAGCAGCCCGGGCGCGAGGCGTACTGCGAGCACTTCGCCACCTCGCTCACCCTGATGGGGCGGGAGCTGGGGATCCCGACGCGCCTGGTCACCGGGTATCTTCCGGGCAACTACAACCCCTTCACCGGGCTCTACGAGGTCAAGACCTCGGACGCGCACGCCTGGGTGGAGGCGTTCTTCCCGGGGGTGGGCTGGGCGGCCTTCGATCCGACGCCGGGCAACGGTGATCCCATGCTGCTCTCGCAGCAGGAGGCGCAGCTGCCGTGGCGCGAGCTGCTGGGATGGCTCAGGGGCGGCCTGGGGGTGGCGATCGCGCTCGGGGCCGCCTTCGCCTCGCTCGGCGCTGTGGTGTGGTGGCTCGGCCGCCCGCGGCCAGGGGCCGAGCTCGCGCCGACCCGGGCTTACCGGCGCTTCGTGGCGCTCGTCGCTCGCGAGGGGATTCCGGTGCGCGAGGGGGACACCCCGGGTGAGGTGCTCTTTCGGCTGCGGCAGGAGCCCGCATGGGAGGCGATCGGGCCCGAGGCCGAGGCCTTCGTGCGGGCCTACGAGGCGGCGCGCTTCGGCGACGCTGACGGCGCGGCGCTCGAAGGGCGCGTGGAGGCGATCGCCTCCCTGCTACGCGATCACCACAAGCGTTCGAGCAGCTCGAACCGGGTATGA
- a CDS encoding DUF58 domain-containing protein, producing MTGRALVLVMIAAATLFAAVNVGVGWLYALGFLFVAFGVVGFARAALSLRGLRVTVRLAERAIAGAAVECTVLLSHPGRGDRHYLSLLARPVGSRRPWWLVRGSLVPEGWGHALVETLAPGDRARVAIRFPTPRRGAHSLPELVVQAPAHGMGAVHRSFPLPGEVLVRPFTVELPFLSWFPAGHAVEGDASSAVSDQGSELTRTVRDYRSGDPLRTVHWRATAKAGELRVKESEGEAARPGVRLALDLSAPDAETFEHAIAVTASLCAYAHERGISLRLLSQAGEPSVQDLDGQLDWLARLAGPLEEPIARVLAHEKATVLVTSSDAGGELASLRVYVGAGTPPARAIPCPVGGDVRRALGGSHGA from the coding sequence TTGACGGGGCGCGCGCTGGTTCTGGTGATGATTGCGGCCGCGACGCTGTTCGCCGCGGTCAACGTCGGCGTGGGCTGGCTGTACGCCCTGGGCTTCCTGTTCGTGGCCTTCGGGGTCGTCGGGTTCGCTCGGGCTGCCTTGAGCCTGCGGGGGCTGCGCGTCACCGTCCGGCTCGCGGAGCGCGCGATCGCTGGGGCAGCCGTCGAGTGCACCGTCCTTCTCTCTCACCCGGGCCGGGGCGACCGGCACTACCTGAGCTTGCTCGCTCGGCCGGTCGGATCGCGCCGCCCCTGGTGGCTCGTCCGGGGTAGCCTGGTGCCCGAGGGGTGGGGCCATGCCCTCGTCGAGACCCTCGCGCCCGGCGATCGCGCCCGGGTGGCGATCCGCTTCCCGACCCCCCGCCGGGGCGCCCATTCCCTGCCCGAGCTGGTGGTGCAGGCGCCCGCCCACGGCATGGGGGCCGTCCACCGCTCCTTTCCGCTGCCCGGCGAGGTCCTCGTGCGGCCTTTCACGGTGGAGCTGCCGTTTCTTTCCTGGTTCCCCGCGGGCCATGCGGTCGAGGGCGACGCGTCGAGCGCCGTCAGCGACCAGGGTTCGGAGCTGACCCGGACGGTGCGCGACTACCGCTCGGGAGACCCCCTGCGAACGGTCCACTGGCGCGCCACGGCCAAGGCGGGCGAGCTTCGGGTCAAGGAGAGCGAGGGTGAGGCCGCGCGCCCAGGCGTGCGGCTCGCGCTGGACCTCTCGGCCCCGGACGCCGAGACGTTCGAGCATGCGATCGCGGTGACGGCCTCGCTCTGCGCCTACGCCCACGAGCGGGGCATCTCCCTGCGCCTGCTCTCGCAGGCCGGAGAGCCGAGCGTGCAGGACCTGGACGGTCAGCTCGACTGGCTGGCCCGCCTCGCGGGGCCGCTGGAGGAGCCCATCGCGCGCGTCCTGGCGCACGAGAAGGCCACGGTCCTGGTGACCTCGAGCGACGCGGGGGGCGAGCTCGCCTCGCTGCGCGTCTACGTGGGGGCCGGCACGCCCCCGGCGCGGGCGATCCCCTGCCCGGTGGGCGGCGATGTGCGCCGGGCGCTCGGAGGCAGCCATGGCGCGTAG